Below is a window of Candidatus Liberimonas magnetica DNA.
ACGATAGTTTTTGCCTTGTTCTGCGCAAAAGAACCATTATTAGAACCGGCACATAAAACAATGCAGCAAGATATAAAGTATGCCCGATAGATTTTCATTTATTATCTTCCATTTCAACCAACTGCTTTTTTATAATAACGGATTTCAGGTCCGGAGTAGCTTCAAGCCCTTTGCCATATATGACTTCTGTAGGCCTGATAAGCTTTACATTTTCTTCTGTGACGATCTTTTTGATGTCTGAGCGATAATGCAGATTGCTCGTGAAAAGTTTTTCTCCCTTGGCAGTGACGAGTACACAGTCGCTGTCACCCCAGATATCATATGTCTCGGTATTTATCCTGCCTGATTTTGCTTTGAGGTTCGAAGTATATTCCCCCTTCTCGTAAAATTTTATCTCGGGCAACGTTAAGAATATCTTTTTTTGTTCTTCGAAAATTTCCGCAGAAATAGCATCAAGCACCCAGTCCGGTTTTCCTTTGTTCGACTCAGAAATGCTGAACTTTTCTATTATCTGTTTTTTCAAGGGTGTGCTGTTCATTATTTCTTTTTTGCTGCCGCATGCCGGTACCATTAAAAGAACTGTTATTAAATAAAATATAAGCTTTCTCATTTACCGAACCTTGTTTTCCATCTCTTGTGCATCCAGACCCACTGGCTTGGATATTTACGAATATGGTCTTCTATGAGCTTTGTTATCATCTGAGTATTCTCAAGTACATCTTTTTCCATGTTATCCGTCTTAATAAGCTCCAACGGCCCTGTAAGCAAGCATTCATGCCTGTCATCCGGCATCCTGACATCAAGAGCAAGGACAACTGAAGCTCCTGTCCTTAAGGCAAGTGCTGCCAGCCCTGAAGGTGTCCAGGCTGGCCTGGAAAAAAAATCCACAAAAACACCGTTCACCTCTGTGTCCTGGTCTATCAGCATCGCTATAGCTTCGTTATTCCTCAGGCCTCTAAGCATCTCTTTTGCTGAAGATCTATCTGAACGCAAAATCACGTTCATTCCTTTTGATTTCCTGAAATTAACAAGCATATTATTTAATCCTTCGATATAAATATGCTTTGCTATAACGTTTATGGGAAACCCGCTCTGTGCCAGGGATGAACCCATTATTTCCCAGTTTCCGCAATGAGCGCTGGCTATGAACACTCCCTTTTTGAAAGACAGGGCTTGAGCCATGGCGTCTTTGTTCTTTATAGAGGCTAATTCAAGGAGCTGCTCTTTTGTTATCTTAGGGAAAAGGAATAATTCAAAGAGGTTTTTACCCTGATTTATAAATACTTCTTTTGATATCCTTTTTATTTCTTCGCCAGTTTTTTCGGACAGGCATAAGCGCAGATTATTGAAAGTTATATCTCTTGCATCTTTGATCAAATAATAAGCCAAAAGACCGAGCAATCCGCCGAATTTAACTGCAATTTTATATGGAAAAAATAAAATTATCTTCGAGAACAGTAATGCAAGAAGATAGTAAATTTGACGGGCTATTTTTTTAAACACTCAAGTTGAACTCCACTTTGCTTCATTGACTTAATTACAAATTGGTAATCTATTCATTAAAATTATTTATCATCTTTCAATCTGTATTTTGCATTTTGCATTTTTCAATTTGCATTATAGTATTCTATCTTACCCCACAGATTGTTGTTTAGGCATATCCTTCAGCCAGGGAGTAATATCCGAAGGAATTTGCCTCATATAAGGTTTTAAGAAATGGTTCAGCAGAAAAAAAAGTACTAATAAAACCGTATATATTACCGCCAGGGTTCTAGCATGCCATCTCCAGGAAGGCCTCCAAGTGGGCAAGTCCTGGGCCGGGGGTTTTATATCCGTGCCGCATTTCTTGCAGAATTTAGCACTTTCTTTATTGTCAATATTGCATTTCGGGCATTTCATAAAAACCTCCTAAAATCAGACTTTAGACAACAGACCACAGACTTTGATAACAGACAAAAACCAGGAAGAGATTTTGATTTTAGACTGTAGTCTCATGTCTGATGTCTGTCGTCTTTCTTTATCAATTTATCTATTTTTAAGACTATGTCCATTATTTCAGGCAGCTCCTTTAAAGAAAGGCTGTTTTGACCGTCGGAAAGAGCTTTTTCGGGTTTTGAGTGCACCTCAACAAAAACTCCGGCTATACCTGATGAAACAGCAGCTTTCATTAACGGTTTTATGAACTCTCTCTCGCCGCCGGATGATTTTTCCGGCCCGCCCGGTATTTGAACGGAATGTGTTGCGTCAAATATAACCGGATAAAAAGTCTTTTTCATTATCTCAAGTGACCTGATATCAGTTATAAGATTATTATAACCGAAAGAAGTTCCCCTCTCCGTAAGGATGATCTTTTTATTGCCGGCATGTTCAACTTTTTTTACTATATTGTTAACTCCATAAGGAGAAAGAAACTGCCCCTTTTTTATGTTTACGATTAGTCCAGTTTTTGCACACTCCGTTATAAGGTCGGTCTGACGGCACAAAAAAGCAGGAATTTGTATTATATCTACAACCTTTGCCACTTCTTTTACATCCAACCTGCAATGAACATCCGTTAGGACCGGCAGGTTGTATTTCTTTTTTACAAGAGACAATATCCGTAAACCTTCTTCAAGACCCGGTCCTCTGAAAGATTCTATCGAAGAACGGTTAGCTTTATCATATGAAGCTTTGAAGATCAGCGGGACTTTAAGTTTTGCGGCTATTTTCTTCAACTCATACGCGATCCGGAGCGTTTGATTTTCATTTTCGATAACGCAGGGACCTGCAATCAAAACCAAAGGCAACGAGTTGGATATCTTAATGCTGTTTTTGAGTTTTATCGTTTTATAATTCATATATTTAACCCTCATACATAGAATCAAATCCGAAATACGAAATCCGAAAAAATCTGCAAATAGAAAAGACTTCCATATTTAAAATAAATTTAATTTTGCTATTTGCTGTTTTGGTTATTCAATATTTTTTCGGATTTCGATATTCGTGCTTCGAAATTGCCTCTCTTTTATAGCATTTTCTCAATTTTCTTTATATCTTCAGGTATATCTACTCCGAATGAATCTACGGCCGAAATTATGACCTTTATTTTATAGCCGTTCTCAAGAGCCCTTAATTGCTCAAGTTTCTCTGCTTTTTCAAGCGGTGTTTGTTTTAAGGCTGAGAATCTTAAAATAAAATCTTTTCTGTATGCATAAATACCTATATGTTTATAATGTTTTGTTTTGCCATAACCCCTGTTAAACGGTATAGGAAAACGGGAAAAGTAAACTGCATTCTTATCTTTATCAAAAACAACTTTAACGACATTCGGGTCTCTTATCTCTTGCTTTACTTTTATATGGTATGCCGCAGTTGCCATAACAATACCTTTATCCGATCTAATGGCTTTTGCAATGTTGTCTATTAAAAACGGAGATATCAAAGGCTCATCTCCCTGGATATTTATAAGAATGCCAGCTTCTTTATTTAATTTTCTTGCCACTTCTGCCAGCCTGTCGGTCCCGGTCCTGCAAGCTCTTGAGGTCATTAGCGTTTTGGCGCCAAAGGTTTTGCATACCGCTTCAATGCGCCTGTCATCTGTCGCAATTATGATATCATCAAGGGTTTTAGATTTTAGCGCCTGCCTATAGACCCTCTCTATTAAATACTGCCCTTTGATCTTTATCAAAGGTTTTCCGGGCAGCCTTGTTGAATCATACCGTGCAGGGATTACGCCTATTATTTTCACCTGTAAATACTCCTCAATCTTCCTTTAAAAACCACTTGGCACTTTTGATAGTTCAATCAATTTACTTTTTACAAACTTCTACTACAGATGATCCGCCGAAACAGCAACAGCGATGCCCCGAATAGGCGCGTTTATCGCAGGTACGTCTTGCTCAGGCGGGTCATTCATCTAATTCTATTTAAAAGTCTGTATGGCCAGTTTTAATTCCTCAGGAGTAACCGTCGCTGTGCCCAGTTTTGCCACGACAAGGCCTGCGGCAAAGTTCGCTATCTCCGCAGCTTCCCTGAAGTTCGCCCCTGAAGCTATTGCAAGAGTAAACGTCGCAATAACGGTGTCCCCGGCACCCGTAACATCAAAGACCTCTTTAGCCCTTGTAGGAATATGTGTTATCCTGTTTCCATGCTCAAAAAGAGTCATCCCCTTTTCACCCAGTGTAATAAGGACTGTTTCAGACTGCAGTTTTCTCAATATTTTATTGCCGAGATCGAGGATGTCTCTATCTTTTGTTACTTCTTTATACCTCATGCCGGCTATTGCTTCTGCCTGGTTGGGAGTTATACAGGTAACTTTTTTGTAGCTTAAAAAATGTTCTATCTTCGGGTCAACAGTAACTGGAATCCTGCATTTATGAGCCAGGCTTATTGTCTTTTTTAAGACCGTTTTATTTATTACTCCTTTCCCGTAGTCAGAGATTATAATGGCATCGATCATAGATATAATAGTTTCAAGGCGGCTGATCAGTTCATCGTTCAGTCTTTGGTCAAGCTCTCCTTTCAATTCCTTATCTACCCGTACCACCTGTTGGTGGGCGGCGATTATCCTTGTTTTAATGCTGGTAGGTCTAAAATCATCGCTTATGATGCCTTTTATATTTATGCTGTTTTTAATAAAATCCTTTTTAAGGTCGTCACCAACGCTGTCTTTTCCTATTACCCCGAAAAGAAAGACCTCAGAACCCAGGCTCCTCAGGTTATTTGCCACGTTGCCGGCGCCTCCGAGTGCATAAGTCTCCTTATCTATGAGAACGACAGGCACAGGCGCCTCTGGTGATATCCTTGTAACCTTTCCCCATACAAACTTGTCAACCATTAAATCCCCGATAACAAGTATCTTTTGTTTTTTAAACTCCGGGATAAATTTTATCAACCTGTTCATTAGGTATTCTCCATATATATATTTATATACTTATTATTTGATTTTACTATATTTTTCATCTGTTTTTCAAGCTGTTTTTGAGATTTTCGAGGTTTTGTTTTAGATTGGTAGGTTGGCTGGTTTGATTACTTAATCTATTTTTTATAGTTACGGGATTTTACTCCAGCATTTTGTTATCTTTTATTGTCTGGAAAATCATTTCCTGAAGGATTGAATTTCCTTTTTCATTTAGATGACAGTGGTCATTCTTCGCAAAGATATCTTTTCCCGGGATTCCGTGTCCAGCCGCAAGGCAAACAGCACTATCTACATCAACAAGAGGAGTTTTCGTGTTTTTGCTTATTTTTTTTATTATTGAGTTTGTAGTCCTTGACGCTCTGTGCGGCCTCAGATCGGCATCCAATCCAACTTCTAATAAGTTCAAAGCTTCATTATATTTTCCTTTATTGTAAAGTTCTATGCCTTTTTCAAAATCCGCACCTTTCTTTTTAAAAGGTTCGTTTAATCTGTTATAGGCAACCGTAGATATGGCCATTTTAATATGCTTTTTTCTTGCCAGGAAGATCATTTGTAAAATATTGTTATTATATCTCTGGTATATATAGTTTTTTGCATCCTTATCAAAATCAATGTTCCAAGAAACTCTATTTTTAATATTATTAGGGAAAAACGGAATTTTACCCGCCTTATTTAAATCTACAACCTTCTGAAGGGCCACCGCTGTAGTTTTATTGATACCATAGCATAAAAACTGATATATTCTTGAATGCTCGATCAACAGGTCGTTTAATTGCCTAAGCGGACCGTTTCTTGCCGCTATCTCTTCTATGAATTTTTCTTCGAATTCGTTGTGGCCTGAATATAGAACCATAATATCCGGTTCATAGCCCAGGACTTCCTGAAAACTTAAAAGCAGCCTTGATGTCCCGTAAGAATTGCCGCCGATATTAATGATCCTTATTACCTTATCTCCGGCAATGTTTTTTAATTTTTCCTGAAGAATACCAGCGTTTCCCAAATTATATACGCTTGATCCGCCAAAAATGAATATCCTTATCTCATTTTTGCTTTTACTTACCGGGAAACTTTGATCAAGAAATACGCCTATCTTATCTTTTTTTGTCCTATAATTGTCCCCCTCAATATCGAATATTTTGTATTCAGGTGTTATCTGGAAACCTGCATCCGGGGGGATATAGCTAAACCCTGACACCCGCAAGGTCATTTCTATAGCAAAAACAAGGAAGGCACAGGTTACGTATAATAACAATATTAGTAATATTTTTTTCAATAATTTACCTGGCCCGTTTATCTGATTTTTCTACCAATCTATTTTCTGGCCTTTTAAATATTTTTGTGATTGTAAATCTCCGAGCCTGGCAGCCTTTTTTAGGCAATCAAACATCATTTTAGAGTTTCCTTTTTTGTAATATAAGGCACTCATATTTTGGTAGGCTTCTACGTACTTTGGATTGATACTTACCGCTTTCTCATACATCTCAATTGCTTTGTCGGAATTTCCTTTATCGTTATATGCATTACCCATGTTAAAATATGCTGTAGCAAGTTTTGGATTGGCACGTACCGCTTTTTCATACAGTTCTATCGCCCTATCATGGTTTTTCTTTCTATAATATGAATTGCCGATATTGGTATAAGTCTGTGCATACTCTGCGGTAATATTTATCGTTTTTTCATAATCAGGATTGATATTTATCGTTTTTTCATACATCTCAACTGATTTGTCGCGGTTTCCTTTTTGGTTATAAAGAACAGCCAGATTAAAATATGCAATCGCAAACTTTGGGTTGATGCTCACCGCTTTCTCAAGCCTCTCAATTGCTTTGTCGTAATCTCCTTTTTTGTAATATGCAACGCTCATATTTTGATAGGCTTCCACATACTTTGGATTGATACTTATCGCTTTCTCGAATATTTCGATTCCTTTATCGTAGTTTCCTTTGTTGTCATATGCAACACCCATATTAAAATAAGCCGTCGCAAACTTTGGGTTGATACTTACCGCTTTCTCATACATTTCGATCGCTTTGTCGTAGTCTCCTTTTCTGAAATATGCATTACCCTTATTGGTATAGGATTGTGCAGTCTCTGGAACCGGAGCTGAAGATATAGTTACCGCTTTCTCAGTCCCTGGTGTAATATTTGCAGCTTCCTTTCGCACATCAATCGCTTTTTCTGGGGTTGCTTTTTTTGCAAACGCCAAACCCAGATTCCGATACGCTTCTGCACGTTTTGGATTGATACTTGCCGCTTTCTCATAAAGCTCGATTGCTTTATCGTGGTTCCCTTTTTTATCATAGGCCAAACCCATATTGGCATAGGCTTCAGCATACGCTGAATTGATATTTATCGCTTTCCCGTACATCTCAATTGCTTTATCGTAGTCCTCTTTGCTGTCATATGCAATACCCATATTAGAATATGCTACCGCAAGTTTTGGATTAATCTTTACTGCGTTTTCATACATCTCGATAGCTTTGTCGTGGTCCCCTTTTTTGTCATACGACAAACCTAAATTTCTGTAGGCTTCAGCGTATGAGGGATTAATGCTTACTGCTTTCTCATAAAGTTCAATTGCTTTGTCTTGGTTACCTTTTTTGTAATATGCAAAACCCATATTCCTATAAGCTTCCGCATAAGCTGGATTGATATTTACCGCTTTCTCAAATAGTTCAATTGCTTTGTCTTGGTTTCCTTTGCTGCTATATGCCAAGCCCACATTGTTACAAGCTTCAGCATATTCAGGATTGATATTTACAGCTTTCTCGTACATCTCGATCGCTTTATCGTGGTTCCCTTTTTTATCATAGGCCAGACCCATATTCTGATAGGCTTCAGCATATTCCGGATCTATACTTACCGCTTTCTCATACATCTCGATGGCCTTGTCGTAGTCTCCTTTGGTGTCATAGGCTGAACCTTTATTTAAATATGCTGTCGCAAGCTTTGGATTAATACGCAGAGCTTTATCATACATCTCAATTGCTTTATCCCGGTTCCCTTTTTGGATATAGGCAAAACCTATATCCCGATACGCTTCAGCATACTCAGGATTGATGCTTACCGCTTTCTCATACATATCAATTGCCTTGTCATGGTTTCCATTCTCGTCATACGCACCCCCCATATTCCGATAAGCTTCAGCATGTGACGGGTCGATACTTACCACTTTCTTATACAGATCAATTGCTTTGTCGTAGTTCCTTTTTTTGTTATAGGCAAAACCCATACCAAAATATGCTTCAAGCTTCGGATTAATGAGTACTGTTTTCTCATACGGCTCATTTGCTTTCTCGTAGTTGACTTTGTCATCATACGCAATACCCAAAAGGGCATAAACTCTCATATCTTCCGGATTGGTAGTTACCGCTTTCTCGAACATTTCGATGGCTTTGTCATGGTTCCCCTTTTTATCATAGGCCAAACCCAGATTCCGGTACGATTCCGGATGGTCCGGATCTAAACTTATCGCTTTCTCATACATCTCAATTGCTTTGTCGTAGTTCCCTTTTCTGTCATAGGCCAACCCCATATTCCTATAGGCTTCAGAATTCTTTGGTTCAATACTTACTGCTTTCTCGTACAGCTCAATTGCTTTGTCGTAATTTCCTTTGTTGTCATATGCGATACCCATATTGAAATATGCTGTCGCAAGTTTTGGATTAATACGTATCGCTTTTTCGTACATCTCGATCGCTTTATCGCGGTTCCCTTTTTGATTATATGCAAAACCCATATTCCTATAGGCTTCAGCATATTCCGGATTTATATGTACCGCTTTCTCGTACAGCTCAATTGCCTTATCGTAGTTTACTTTTTGGTTATATGAAAATCCCATATTCCTATAGGCTTCAGCATACTCCGGATTTATGCTTACCGCTTTCTCATACATCTCCATGGCTTTGTCGTGGTTACCTTTTTTGTCATATTCCAAACCCATATTGTTATAGGCTTTTGCATGTTCCGGATTGATGCTTACAGCTTTTTCATACATTTCAATTGCTTTATCAATTTTTCCTTTTATGTCATACGTAATTCCCAGATTAAAATATGCTGTCACAAACCTTGGATCGATGCTTAGCGCTCTGTCATACATCTCTATGGCTTTATCATAGTTTTCTTTTTCTGCATATTCTGCGGCCATATCGTTATAAGCTTGTGCGTCGTCTGCCTTGAAGCTTGCCGCTTTTCCATACATCTCTATGGCTTTGTCATAGAGCCTCAAATTCAATGCATCATACCCGTTACTGAACAGCTGATATATTTTAAAATTTTCCGTAGGGTTTATTTTTATTTCTTTTTTTTCATTTTCCTTTAACACCATTTTTAAACTGTCAATTAAACTAAGAACTATTTTATCTTGAAGTTTAAAAATATCATCCATACTTCCTGTTGCTTCTGCGGTCCCAATTGCTTTTTTAGTTTCTACATCCATAAATCTTGCGCGCACCTGCAAGGTGCTCCCCTTAACCTGATAAGAGCCTAAGACCATCACGTCAACACCATACATTTTCCCTGCCTTAACTGAGGTTTTTTCTTCGACTACACCGGACGTTTCATATTTTATCCTATTCAATATCTCCGATACCTGTTCTCTGTCAAGCAAATTTATCTTCTTTACTTTTGCAAGTTTTCTAGTCAGGGTTTCCGCAAAACCAGCACCTATCCAGTTTATTTCTTTGTCTTTAGATAAATTGTTAAAAGGCATTACCGCTATATTTTTTGAAAACACAGGACAAGAAAAAAGGAAAACAAAAGCAATCAATATAGTAAAATGTTTTCCAAACCTCATGTTTCAAACCTCCAATTTATTTTTAGCGTATAGCCGTATAGCATACAGCGTGTAGCGTATAGAATTTTAGCACACCATGAGTAAACAACTCAAGTACCCTTATTCTTTACACTTTTCCATATCGTATTATCAAACTATGTCCCTACTCTTCGCCTAAGTATGTTTCATTATCCAAAGAGCGGCAGTTAACAGGTTTTTTTCTAGTACATCGGGTTTGAGCTTTCCTTTGCTGTTCTTTATCTTTATGTATTCTTCTTTTCCATGGCCCGTAAGGATAAATATGCCCGTGCCGCCCATGTTCTGGCCTAAGAGAAAATCATTCGTATGGTCGCCTATCGAAAACGACCTTTTCAGGTCAAGGTTAAATTTCTTTTTTGCCTTTTCTATCATGCCAAGCTTCGGCTTCCGGCAGATGCACCCGTCATCCGGCAGATGCGGGCAATAGTAGAGAGCATCAACACCGGCGCCTTTTCTTTTAAGAAGTTTAATTAAATAATTATTGATCTGTTTCAGTTTTTTCTCTGTAAGGTACCCCCTGCCTATTCCTGACTGGTTGGTTACGATTACAATCTTAAAATCTCTATCTTTAAGAAGCTTTAAAGCTTTTATGACCCCTGAAAGCAGCTTGATGTCCTTGACCTTTCTTAAGTAATGTCTTTCTTTTACTATTGTGCCGTCCCGATCTATAAAGACTGCGATATTTTTTTTATCTCTTTTTGCCAAATTTCTTCTCCTTTTGTGAATTGAACCTCGATATTCAGATAGTAAAACCTGTCTTTTAAATCCTTGTGCAATTTATCCGTCACGACCCTTAGCCGGACAGCATCTTTCTGCGTAGTAATAAATATATCGTTTTTTCTGGAATGTTTAAGTATTTCCATGACCTCGGTTTCATCAAACCAATGATGGTCCCTGAACTTATAATGTTTAAGGACTTTAAAACCTGCTTTTTCAAGCGTGGCATTAAAAGCTTCATTTTCGCCTATAGCAGAAATAGCTATCACTTCTCTACGTTCTATATCCTTAAGTCCAAAATTATTTGCATTGGATAATCTTATTATGCTTGTAGGCATGTATTTTGATATTAGTATTTCAGCCTGGCTATATTTCTTTATTTCGTTTTCAACAACCTCGGTTTTTTCTATGCCAGCCAGGTTGCTGGAAGTCAGGACTATGACCCCGGACCTTTTAAGCGAAGAAAGCGGCTCCCTTAATATCCCTGCGGGTATAAGATAGCCGTTCCCGAACGGATTTTTTGCGTTTATGCATACAATATCGAGCCCTCTGGATATCTTCCATTGCTGGAATCCGTCGTCTAAAATAAAAATATCTACCGGATAACTTTCCAGTGCTTTTAAAGCCGCAGAAGATCTGTCCGCTCCTACAACTACGATCGCATCTTTAGCGCTTTCAGCTATTAAATACGGCTCGTCCCCAGCCTCTGCAGGTGAAACAAGTATTTTTGAACCGTCGCTTACAACGAGCGGTTCCTTTGTTTTTATTTTCCTTTTATATCCCCTTGTAAGGACCGCCGGCTTAAGCCCGTTCTTAATGAGTTCCTTGGCTATTTTTATTACGATAGGAGTTTTTCCTGTACCACCCCATGTAATGTTTCCTACACTTATTACCGGCTTGGAAAGCTTCCGCGGATCCGTGAACTTCGAATCCAAATAGGACAAAATCCTGTAAATTAAAGTAAAGGGGTAAAGTATGATTTGCATATTCATTTTCTAGTTTTCTCCCAGAGTTTCACATATTTTATCAAAGTATAATAGGAATACATAACCGACAATATAAAACCTTCTTTACCGTCTAAATAACCGGCTTTTAGGATATACATCCTGGCAAACATCGCAAGAGGGTTGATTATTATTTGATAAACTTTGAATCTTTTGCCTTCCTTGGTCATCTCATCTGCTCGTAAACTGGAATACCTTTCCATTTTTTCAAAGAACTGGCTTAAAGTCAAAAACGGAAACTGAAGGATATGTTCCTTCATGTAACCTACTCTGCCGTTAAGTTCAAAAGTTTCATGGACCATCTGCTCCGTATACCTCATTTTCTTTTTATTGAAGAACTGCGGCTGCCTGTAATCCGGATACCAGCCGCAGTGCCTTATTCTATGGTCAAGAAAATGGCTGATCCGGGGAACATAATAAGCATCTTTGTCCGGCCCGTCTGCAAGTTTTTTTAGCACCTCATTCTTAAATTCCGGGGTTACTCGTTCATCCGTATCCACGCTTAAAATCCAGTCGTAAGCAGTATGTGCTAAAGCAATGTTCCTGAGCTTGCCGAAACCGACGAATTCCTGCTGGAATATCTTATCTGTATATTTTCTTGCGATCTCAACCGTTTTATCCGTACTATAAGAGTCCAGGACGACTATTTCATCTGCCCATTTTACGCTTTCAAGGCAGTCGCCGATCTTGTCTTCATTATTGTATGACATTATATAGACCGATAATTTATTTGCCGGCATAAAAACCTCCTGAATCAGACTTAAGACTAATACTTCAGACTACAGACTTCAGGCCAGAAACTACAACAAACCTTTTTATTTTATAGCTTTTAGCTGTTGTCTGCAGTTTGCAATCTGATTTTCATAGACTTTTATAAACTTCAATTATATTGTTTATAGTCGAATCTATGCTGAACTTTTCTTTTACAGAATTTGAAGCATCCGCGCCCATCTTCTTTCTTTTTGCTTCATCACTTAGAAGTATTTCAAGTACCCTTACCAGTTCCTTTGAATCTTCTTTCGGCACCAGATAACCGGTCTTTCCCGAATCAAAAGTCTCGGGTATCCCCCCGACATTTGTGCCTATCACGGGTTTTCCCATAGCCTGAGCTTCGATCATGACCTGCCCCAAGCCTTCTTTATCCCATGACAGCAGGCAAAATATATCCATCACAGCAA
It encodes the following:
- a CDS encoding tetratricopeptide repeat protein yields the protein MRFGKHFTILIAFVFLFSCPVFSKNIAVMPFNNLSKDKEINWIGAGFAETLTRKLAKVKKINLLDREQVSEILNRIKYETSGVVEEKTSVKAGKMYGVDVMVLGSYQVKGSTLQVRARFMDVETKKAIGTAEATGSMDDIFKLQDKIVLSLIDSLKMVLKENEKKEIKINPTENFKIYQLFSNGYDALNLRLYDKAIEMYGKAASFKADDAQAYNDMAAEYAEKENYDKAIEMYDRALSIDPRFVTAYFNLGITYDIKGKIDKAIEMYEKAVSINPEHAKAYNNMGLEYDKKGNHDKAMEMYEKAVSINPEYAEAYRNMGFSYNQKVNYDKAIELYEKAVHINPEYAEAYRNMGFAYNQKGNRDKAIEMYEKAIRINPKLATAYFNMGIAYDNKGNYDKAIELYEKAVSIEPKNSEAYRNMGLAYDRKGNYDKAIEMYEKAISLDPDHPESYRNLGLAYDKKGNHDKAIEMFEKAVTTNPEDMRVYALLGIAYDDKVNYEKANEPYEKTVLINPKLEAYFGMGFAYNKKRNYDKAIDLYKKVVSIDPSHAEAYRNMGGAYDENGNHDKAIDMYEKAVSINPEYAEAYRDIGFAYIQKGNRDKAIEMYDKALRINPKLATAYLNKGSAYDTKGDYDKAIEMYEKAVSIDPEYAEAYQNMGLAYDKKGNHDKAIEMYEKAVNINPEYAEACNNVGLAYSSKGNQDKAIELFEKAVNINPAYAEAYRNMGFAYYKKGNQDKAIELYEKAVSINPSYAEAYRNLGLSYDKKGDHDKAIEMYENAVKINPKLAVAYSNMGIAYDSKEDYDKAIEMYGKAININSAYAEAYANMGLAYDKKGNHDKAIELYEKAASINPKRAEAYRNLGLAFAKKATPEKAIDVRKEAANITPGTEKAVTISSAPVPETAQSYTNKGNAYFRKGDYDKAIEMYEKAVSINPKFATAYFNMGVAYDNKGNYDKGIEIFEKAISINPKYVEAYQNMSVAYYKKGDYDKAIERLEKAVSINPKFAIAYFNLAVLYNQKGNRDKSVEMYEKTININPDYEKTINITAEYAQTYTNIGNSYYRKKNHDRAIELYEKAVRANPKLATAYFNMGNAYNDKGNSDKAIEMYEKAVSINPKYVEAYQNMSALYYKKGNSKMMFDCLKKAARLGDLQSQKYLKGQKIDW
- a CDS encoding HAD family hydrolase; translated protein: MAKRDKKNIAVFIDRDGTIVKERHYLRKVKDIKLLSGVIKALKLLKDRDFKIVIVTNQSGIGRGYLTEKKLKQINNYLIKLLKRKGAGVDALYYCPHLPDDGCICRKPKLGMIEKAKKKFNLDLKRSFSIGDHTNDFLLGQNMGGTGIFILTGHGKEEYIKIKNSKGKLKPDVLEKNLLTAALWIMKHT
- the lpxK gene encoding tetraacyldisaccharide 4'-kinase codes for the protein MNMQIILYPFTLIYRILSYLDSKFTDPRKLSKPVISVGNITWGGTGKTPIVIKIAKELIKNGLKPAVLTRGYKRKIKTKEPLVVSDGSKILVSPAEAGDEPYLIAESAKDAIVVVGADRSSAALKALESYPVDIFILDDGFQQWKISRGLDIVCINAKNPFGNGYLIPAGILREPLSSLKRSGVIVLTSSNLAGIEKTEVVENEIKKYSQAEILISKYMPTSIIRLSNANNFGLKDIERREVIAISAIGENEAFNATLEKAGFKVLKHYKFRDHHWFDETEVMEILKHSRKNDIFITTQKDAVRLRVVTDKLHKDLKDRFYYLNIEVQFTKGEEIWQKEIKKISQSL
- a CDS encoding glycosyltransferase family 2 protein; amino-acid sequence: MPANKLSVYIMSYNNEDKIGDCLESVKWADEIVVLDSYSTDKTVEIARKYTDKIFQQEFVGFGKLRNIALAHTAYDWILSVDTDERVTPEFKNEVLKKLADGPDKDAYYVPRISHFLDHRIRHCGWYPDYRQPQFFNKKKMRYTEQMVHETFELNGRVGYMKEHILQFPFLTLSQFFEKMERYSSLRADEMTKEGKRFKVYQIIINPLAMFARMYILKAGYLDGKEGFILSVMYSYYTLIKYVKLWEKTRK